In the Podospora bellae-mahoneyi strain CBS 112042 chromosome 4, whole genome shotgun sequence genome, one interval contains:
- a CDS encoding hypothetical protein (EggNog:ENOG503Q3K4; COG:O): MATDISPPSPDELRFASEQALAKPPDEQQPVAPATTSNMNSTSSAPSKPPPAAPANHSPTPPQAPPSASFDTSRRQTQSPLHAPGQPRKSQGARKQHRNQRRAGPSFGDSHMDDEDAMAEIRALRNTSSRRGQTSITHLMNYALPPRPYEGSHAPYSRSYRRNPAWGVGSGYHAVDKARYIHANYRFVVTPEGDYTVQAADADQHIEWTDVLQVIASTESQQTSCPICLSEPVAPRMAKCGHIFCLPCLMRFMNTTVGDGTEKKQPKWRKCPICEDSIQLSDVRPVRFYAGQESPLPRPGDDVILRLMARNPKSTLALPRESGAEVLESGEDIPWHWAANVLDYARIMRGTGGYMAEQFDREIEELLKQEKEDELLYQEDTEWTQKAVRAINNAKGKMIGLGESQSRTMSSKAPELVVVAPEQKPQDQGFYFYTSPPHLYLSPLDIRILKTKYGSFSSFPSTLLPRVEHISTGHVVDDALRKRAKYLGHLPHGCLISFLECDWTDIVPSEDLATFAEDIERRRKRNRDKAAQEERERIQAERIEAAQVRGARRQLGLLDEDITAVRFGNAGFVDEESPVNMDDFLPLGVTAATSGTSPPNQRNGFGTLGEISTSPSGSRTVWGTRAVAGEPVSAAVPRPRVDDGWLKDDAVLETLGAADMTFQMEAMGIVEADGPSGSATGAPGGGGGGGGGGGKKKKKQKIMLMSTGGKRGL; this comes from the coding sequence ATGGCAACTGACATTTCGCCTCCAAGTCCCGATGAGCTTCGGTTTGCTTCAGAGCAAGCCTTAGCCAAACCACCCGACGAGCAGCAGCCGGTTGCTCCGGCCACGACATCAAACATGAACTCGACGTCATCAGCCCCAAGCAAGCCTCCGCCGGCGGCACCAGCGAACCACTCCCCCACGCCTCCCCAGGCCCCCCCATCGGCGAGCTTTGATACAAGCCGACGACAGACACAGAGTCCCTTACACGCTCCGGGACAGCCTCGGAAGAGCCAAGGGGCAAGAAAACAGCATAGAAACCAGAGAAGGGCTGGCCCCTCGTTTGGCGACTCTCATATGGACGATGAGGACGCCATGGCTGAGATTAGAGCCCTTCGTAATACCTCCAGCCGCCGCGGCCAAACCTCCATCACACATCTAATGAATTATGCGCTTCCACCACGACCATATGAGGGTTCGCACGCGCCTTACTCCCGATCCTACCGGAGAAACCCTGCGTGGGGCGTAGGCTCGGGATATCACGCCGTGGACAAGGCCCGGTACATCCATGCGAACTACCGCTTTGTTGTGACCCCCGAGGGCGACTACACCGTCCAAGCCGCCGACGCCGACCAGCACATCGAGTGGACCGACGTACTTCAAGTCATTGCATCTACTGAATCGCAACAGACTTCGTGCCCCATCTGCTTGTCTGAGCCAGTCGCGCCGCGCATGGCAAAGTGCGGGCACATCTTTTGCCTGCCTTGCTTGATGCGCTTCATGAACACGACCGTGGGTGATGGAACAGAAAAGAAGCAGCCCAAGTGGAGGAAATGCCCAATCTGCGAGGACAGCATCCAATTATCTGATGTGCGGCCGGTGAGGTTCTACGCCGGGCAGGAAAGCCCTCTGCCTCGCCCCGGAGACGATGTGATTTTGCGCCTGATGGCTCGGAACCCCAAAAGCACGCTTGCGCTCCCTCGAGAGAGCGGCGCAGAGGTGCTCGAGTCTGGCGAGGATATCCCCTGGCACTGGGCGGCCAACGTGCTGGATTATGCGAGAATCATGAGGGGTACGGGCGGTTACATGGCGGAGCAGTTTGACCGAGAAATCGAAGAGCTGCTcaagcaggagaaggaggacgagctcTTGTATCAGGAAGACACAGAATGGACGCAAAAGGCCGTCAGGGCGATAAACAATGCAAAGGGAAAGATGATTGGGCTTGGGGAGTCGCAGTCGCGGACTATGTCATCCAAGGCCCctgagctggtggtggttgcgcCGGAGCAGAAGCCTCAGGATCAAGGATTTTACTTCTatacatcaccaccacacctctACTTGTCGCCGCTTGATATCCGGATTCTCAAGACAAAGTATGGTTCTTTCTCGTCGTTTCCGTCGACGTTGCTACCTCGGGTGGAGCACATTTCTACAGGGCACGTCGTCGACGACGCGCTTAGGAAAAGAGCAAAGTACCTGGGCCATCTCCCCCACGGGTGCCTGATTAGCTTTTTGGAGTGCGACTGGACGGATATTGTCCCCTCGGAGGACCTCGCCACTTTTGCAGAAGATATCGAGCGCCGGAGGAAGCGGAACCGCGACAAGGCCGCACAGGAGGAGCGCGAGCGGATCCAGGCAGAAAGGATCGAAGCCGCTCAGGTGCGCGGGGCTAGGCGGCAGCTGGGCCTGTTGGATGAGGACATCACCGCGGTTAGGTTTGGCAATGCGGGATTTGTGGACGAGGAGTCGCCGGTGAATATGGATGATTTCTTGCCGTTGGGGGTAACGGCAGCTACTTCGGGGACGTCACCGCCGAATCAGAGGAATGGGTTTGGCACGCTGGGGGAGATTAGCACGAGCCCGTCCGGGAGCAGGACGGTGTGGGGGACTcgtgctgttgctggtgagcCTGTGTCGGCGGCGGTTCCTAGGCCgagggtggatgatgggtggttgaaggATGATGCGGTCTTGGAGACGTTGGGGGCGGCGGATATGACTTTTCAGATGGAGGCCATGGGGATTGTCGAGGCTGATGGCCCGTCGGGCAGTGCTACGGGTGctcctggtggtggtggtggtggcggcggcggcggggggaagaagaagaagaagcaaaagattATGTTAATGAGCACGGGGGGCAAGAGAGGGCTGTAA